The region TGAGGCCAGCAAGTACCGCAATATTCCGATGTGGCAAATGGCGATTGAACTGAAGTCGATCTTCCCTCAGTTGCCCATCATCGGCGACCCCAGCCACATGGCGGGTAAGCGTGCCTACCTGAACGAACTGGCTCAGATGGCTATGGACCTGAACTACGATGGTCTGATCGTTGAGTCGCATATCGACCCGGACAAAGCGTGGAGCGATGCCGCTCAGCAGCTGACTCCAACCGCTTTCGGCGAAATGCTCGATCACCTGCAAATTCGTCAGGTTGAATCACAAAACCTGGAGTTCCAGAGCTTTGTGGAGCAATCGCGTCGTAATATTGATAACGTAGACCGGCAGATTGTTGAAATGCTTGGTGCCCGGATGGCGCTCGTTGAGCGACTAGCCGAGTACAAGCGCGACAATAACGTAACGCTGTTCCAGCCTGAGCGTTGGAAAGAAATTCTGAAGACGCGTACCGAACTCGGTAAAAAACTGAATCTGTACCCCGAACTGGTGGAAGAGATCTACAAGATCATCCACATGGAGTCGATTCGGAAGCAAACCGAAATCATAAATAGCGCCGAACAAAACGCTTAATTCGTTTTTGGTGTAGTAAGTGAAATGGGTGGCGTATGTGCAGTAGTAATCAACCTACTGCACATACGCCACCCATTTCACTTACTACACTACATCACTTTAACTTCAGTGTCAGGGTAGCGTTATTATAGCCGGCAAAACAACCCAGTCCACCCTCAATATTGCTCGGAATCAGGACGGGTTCGGCGAAGGGGTTGTTCCGGACGCGCCGTTGGCGGATGACTGCTTCCTGAAACTGGTAATACGCCCGGTCGACGCTCATTAGATTGACGGTAACTTTCGCATCGCGGTACTTCCCGTAAAAATTTGTCACCTGATCACTGGTGAACGGAGTGGATAACATATAAGCCTTTCCGGAAATCATTTGCGTACCATCCAGACCCGCATCAGAAAATAAGCCACGGTTGTCGTCGGAATTGGATAGCTGGGTGGTGCCCAATAGACTAACACCCTGAACGGGCTTTGTCATATACTGAAAATAGCCCGTAACCTGATAGTAATTAGCCTCACCCGGCGGGTCTTGCCAGCGAACCAGCACATAGTACCGTCGAAGCAGCGAGCGTCCCTGATTCTCCGTTGTCGAATCGAACGTAACCGCCGTTGGACGAACCCGATTAGGTACGGTACAGGTACTTCTGACCCGTTCTCCGTTCGGCGTTGTTACGGTAAGCGTGTAAGTGCGCCCGGTTATAATTGGCAGCATTCGGGCACTGGCGCTATAATAAGGCTGCTTTAACGAATCGACTGGTGAGTTGAGCCTGTTATATCGCAGGATAACAGATCGACTGCCTTCGGTTAGAGTGACAGTTGCATCCGTAACGTTACTACCCGTGTCGAGGCTATCGTTGCCAACAACGGTTTTCGAGCGCGTCACTTTCACGGCCAAAGTCGTATCCTGTGGCGACAAATAGCCGGTGACAACCAGTTTGGACGAGGCAAAGCCTAACAGGCTCGGGTCAACTTCATTCCGTAAGCTGCTGCATCCTATAAACAACCCGATCACGCTCAGGAACGTAATCAGCGTAGAAAAGTCGGTCAGGGTAAGTCGATTGGTACGCATCAGAATTTGATAGTATAGCTAACCGCCGGTACGATTGGAAATACCGAGTAACGGAACAAGGCCGTTCGGGCAGGCTCCGTTGCTGTTGCAGCTACCGATTCGAGCCGGTAAAAAAAGGGATTTCGGCGGTTGTATAGGTTGTAGGCGCTGAATTCCCAAGTTCGTTCATGGTGCTTTTTCTTCTTGTGAAACTGAATCCCGAAATCAAAGCGATGATACGCTTCGGCCCGGAAACTGTTCTTTTGCATCCCGTAATCGTCATTCGTCCGGGCATTTTGAAAAAACTGCTGAATTATAGCGGGCGTGCTCCCATAAACGAGTGTATTGCTGGGGCGGTAGGTTTCAAAGCGACTAACCGGAACGGTCAGGGCATTACCTGTCCCGTAAACCCAAACGGCCGATAGGGTAATCTTTTTATTCAGTTCATAAATACCCACCAGCGAAATATCATGTCGGCGGTCGTAGCGTGGATAGTAGGGTTGCCCACTGTTGAGTTCGGCAAATTGCCACTGTGTCCAGGAAAGGGTATAGCCCGCCCAGCCCGAGAAGCGTCCGGCTTTTTTCTGTAACAGGAACTCGGCTCCGTACGACCAGCCCCGGCCTGCGGTTACATTATCTTCCCAGCGCACGCTGTTGGCCGCCGTTGGGTCGTTGATCAGCAAAAAGCTGGCCCCCTCCTTGTAGTTGATAATGTTACTCATCGTTTTGTAATAGCCTTCCACGGTTAGCGTAAGGCCCCTGACGAACGCACTTCCGGTTGAAAAGTCTTTGGCGATACCAGCTGCCACCTGCTGCGATTGCTGCGGTTTAACCCGGTCTGTGGTGGGTACCCATAAATCGGTTGGCAGGCCGATGCCCGTGTTCGATAGCAGGTGTACATACTGATTCATCATGGCGTACGAAGCCTTGACCGACAAATCGGGTTTGAGGGTGAAAGCCGCCGATAGTCGTGGCTCAGGCCGGAAATAGCCTGCGTCTTTCTGCTGAAAATAACTCAGCCGGAGCCCGCCGTTCACGCGCCACCGGCTCGATGGTCGCCACGTATCCTCGGCATAAAGGCCCGATTCAAGCACATTAATGTTATCGACATTGTTGACAGACTGATTGATCAGGGCGTTTTGCAGGACAACGGCGCTGGGCGTAAAGCGATGGTAGGTACCCTGTATGCCCATCCGGACCGAGTGCCGGGGCGTGGGGTAATAATCCATATCGTACTTTAGCGATACGTCCCGAATGCCTGAATCATAGTAAAGCGAATAAGTCTGCTCATCCTGCGTCCCTTTCTCGACCGATGAAATCTGAAACTTGTAATCGCTGAAAATCAGGGACAGGTTCGAGAAAAGCTTCTGGTTGAAGAGGTGATTCCAGCGGAGCGTGCCAGTAGCATTGCCCCAGCTTAAACCCGTGTTGGCGTTCAACGAGTTATCGTTTGCATAAAACCTATCCCGGCCAAAGTACCCGCTCAGGTAAAGCTTATTGGTTGGGCTGAAGTCGTAATTGGCTTTGGCATTAAGGTCGTAAAAATAGTAACCAGCCGTTAGCGTACCTCCCGATTGCTGCCGTACCAGCGGAGCCGCCACCACATCCAGGTAGGTTCGTCGGCCGGAGACCAGAAAAGAGGCTTTCTTGTTTTTCGTCAGTGGTCCTTCGAGCATGAGCCGGGAGGCAATCAGGCCAATGCCGCCTTCGCCATGCAATTTCTCGCGGTTACCGTCTTTCATGTTCAGGTCGATCACCGATGAAAGTCGCCCGCCGTATCGCGCCGGGAACCCACCTTTTATCAACTCGACACTTTTTATGGCGTCGCCGTTGAAGACTGAGAAGAAGCCGAACAGGTGATTGGCGTTGTATACGACGGCATCGTCCAGAATAATGAGGTTCTGGTCTGGGCCGCCCCCGCGCACGTAAATACCCGTCTGCCCTTCCGAGCCCTTTTGCACACCGGGCATCAGTTGCAGCACTTTCAGCACGTCTTTCTCGCCCAGAAAGGCCGGTATTTTTTTGATCTGGCTTACGGGCACATCAATTGTACTCATCTGAGCGCTTTCGCTCACTTTTTCGGTCAGACGCCCCGCTTTTACATCGACCTCCGTCAGGGCCTGGCCGGGCGATAGAAGTACATTGACCGTCTGGTTTTTGCGAAAAGCAATGGCCCGTTCATGGGTTTCGTATCCAACGAAAGAATAGGCCAGACGCAGGGTATCCTGAGCGGGCAGAGTAAGTGAATAAAAACCGTAGGTGTTGGTCGTTGTACCGGTTGTGGTTCCGGGTAGATAGACGTTTACTCCAATTAAAGCTTCCAGACTTCCGGTTTCGCGTACGTAACCGCTGACCGTAACACGCTGGGTTGGCTGGGCATGTAAGTTACTGATAAACAGAAGAGAGAAGAAGAGTGCTTGTACTCGAATGCGCATGGGTAAGCGGACAAACTAAAGAGCGTATTGGTTTTGTTCCATAGATAGAAAACTCATAAAACGTTGCGGCTGCCGTTACTTTTCCTGGGTGACTTATAACGAAACGACGAAGCTAATGATCAATTGCTCAAATTCATTCGTCGGTTTAAACAAAAGGTCTGATTACAAGGTACTATACCCAGAAAAGAACCGTGTGCTGAACACCCGACGACTATGCTTCAATTCGATAAACTTTCGCTCAATATACCGGATACAACTAAACCACGAGTCGTCATTATCGGCGGTGGATTTGGTGGTATGAATCTAGCCAAAAGCCTCCGCAATACGGATGTGCAGGTAGTGCTGCTGGATAAGCAGAATTACAATGGTTTCTGGCCGTTACTGTATCAGGTAGCCACCGCCGGTCTGGAGCCTGATGCCATTGCCGAGCCGTTTCGGAAGATGTTCGATGGCTTCGAAGATTTCCATTACCGGATGGTTCGTGTCAACAAAATAGATCCGGCCACCAAAACGGTAACCACGCTGATCGGCGATTTACACTACGATTATCTGGTCATCGCCAGCGGTACAAAGTCTAACTTTTTTGGCAATAAGGACATCCAGAAATATTCATTCCCGCTTAAAACCGTACCGGAAGCCCTCAACGTACGGAGTCAGTTTTTACAGTGCTTCGAGCAGGCCAGCGTTACTACCGATCCCGCCGAACGGGAAAGTCTGCTGACGTTCGTTATCGCCGGGGCCGGTCCAACGGGTGTCGAAATGGCCGGTTCGCTGGCCGAGATGCGCAAACACGTACTGCCCAGCGATTATCCGGGTCTGGATTTCAGCCAGATGAAGATTTATATTGTGGAAGGGGTGGGTAAAGTGCTGCCGCCCATGTCGGAGGAGGCTGGTAAAAAAGCCCAACGCTACCTCGAAGACCTCGGCGTTATTATCAAACTGAACACGCTGGTGGAGGGCTACGATGGCGAAACGGTCACGTTTAAAGGTGGTGAACAGATACGAACCCAAACCTTAGTGTGGGGTGCTGGCGTAACCGGTGCACTGATCGATGGTATTCCGGCCGAATCCGTTGAGCGGGGACGTATCTTAGTCGACCCCATTAACCGGGTGCAGGGCCTGACCAATGTGTTTGCCATCGGTGATATTGCTCTGATGAAACTGGAGGATTACCCGAAAGGGCATCCGGGTGTGGCGCAGCCCGCCATTCAGCAGGGTGAGCATCTGGCCAAAAATATTCGTCGCTTATTAAAGAACGAACCAACCGAGCCGTTCAAGTATTTCGATAAAGGATCGCTGGCCATTGTAGGCCGTAGCCGCGCCGTGGCCGATCTGCCGGGCAATATTCACCTGGGGGGCTTTGTCGCCTGGATGGCCTGGCTGTTCGTCCACATCTGGTATCTGGTTGGCTTCCGCAGCAAGCTGGTCGTGTTTAGCAACTGGGTGTACCGGCTGTTCACCTACGAGCGCGGCACCCGAATTATTATTCGTCCGTTTATACGCAAGGATGATAAAGTAGGGCAGGAGATTATGGCCCAGAGTGAGTAAAAAGCGTTATTGGGTACGAAACAGCCTCTGGCTGTTTGTGAGTAGGTACTTGCCTGACACACAAACAGCCAGAGGCTGTTTCGTACATATGGCCCTACCGCCGATTAATCGGGTAATTGAAGCCGAACTGGTATTTGTATTGAAGTGAGTAGAAATGGTGCGTGGCCAGCCCCTGTTGATCGACCCCCAGCCGGGTGTTGGTGTAATCGGCCCAGGCCCCCTGAAAGTCCGATTGTAAAAAGAAGTACCTAAAAATATCCAGTCTAAGCCCGGCGCTTAAGGCGGCTACCATACCGTGATAATGAAAAGGGCCTTCCTGCTTGTTGCCTAGTATAGTCGAGATGGTGTAAGAGATGAGCGGTCCTCCGCCCACTTTGCCAATAGCACTTAAATCAAGGTTTTTGGCATGCCATAGCTTTTTTCGCTTGATCAGGTTAAGCATCAGGTAGTTATTGCCGTTGGTGTGCTGAAGGTGTACGAAGTCTGGTGTTACCAGCGTGTCTTTGTCAATCTGATGGCCCCTTATCTGGCCCTGTACGTGAATAATCTGGTTATCGGTGACAATGTATTTTAGGTGATCCCAGCTTAGTTCAATACCCAAATCGTGCTTATCGTTGAAAAAATAACCCGCATTCATGTCGTATTGCGGAACGGTCAGGTTATCAAGTTTATAAAAGTCGTGTAAATCCGGACGGTCGTGGGCTTTCGCCTTGATAAACGTAAAATCGTAGTTATCGGTCGTGGTATTGCGAAAATGAATGGTACTGGCGGTGTACCATTCCCGGTTGTAGCCCCAGGTGAAATAAAAGCTACCGGGCTGTTTTCCTAATGTAAACGTTTTGGCCGAAAGGGGCTGTTGTGCGAAAGCTGTTTGAGAGAGGCAATAGAAAATTAAAGGCACAAGTAAACGTGTCTGCTTCATAGAGTTTAACAAGAACGGTGGTATGTGAGGTATGTACCTCGGTAGATGAAGCGCAAAATAGCTTCATGAGTTCCTGCGAGCCCTATACAACAGGAAAGTACCAACCCATTAGTTGGTACTTTCCTGTTCAGTCAGTTGCTTACCAGCCGGGACGACCATAGTTGCCATAGCCATACCCTCTGTAACCACCATAGGGGCGGGGTGGAGGACCATGATGCCGACGTCCATACGTATTGACAGGACGGTTTGTGTAATAGGTTGGTCCACAACTGCTAACCGATATGAGCAGCAGCAAAGCCACTATATATCCGAGCATTTTTGACGTTTTCATAACCAGCGAATTGTGTTTTTGAGCAATTCGATAGTTAGATAAGCTGGCTAATCGTTCGATTAAAACGAGCTGGTTAAGCTTTGGTTAAAGTTTTGTGCGTGTAGTCTAACGTGGCAGGCTGGCGTGGGTGTTGGGCGGTTGGCGCGGGTTTGAACCCGTGCCTTTTATTAAGTCAGTATTCACTGACGCAAGCAAATGCTTGCTATATCAAAAGGCACGGGTTCAAACCCGCGCCAGCCAGCAGCTACACGACCTGCGCCAGTTTAAAATCCTAAACGTTTGGCTTACCTTCACAGTTTATTAGCGGTAAGCACCATCCTCCTCGGTCTAATGCAGTTTAGAAAATTTCGTCTCGCTTTGCTGGCAACCTCTTGCCTGGCATTCCTGGCTGGCCCGGCGTCAGCGCAAACGACCACCGATACAACCAAAGGTGGCCCGCTCGATCTGGGAAAAATGTGGACCTTCGATAGTCCACCGTCCGCCTATTTTAAGAAAACCTACAACTTTACCGCCGATGAAAAGTGGTTCGACGAAGCGCGGTTGGCTTCCCTGCGATTTGCTGATTACTGCTCAGCGTCGTTTGTGTCGGCCAATGGGTTGGTGATGACCAACCACCACTGCGCCCGTGAGTCGGGTACGGGCGTAACCCGAAAAGGCGAAGACCTGAATGCAACCGGATTCTTTGCCAAAACACCCGCCGAAGAGCGGAAGGTGGATGGCCTGTTCGTTGATCAACTGGTGAAGCTTCAGGACATCACCAAACAGGTGCAGGACGCCATGAGTGGCGCAACTTCCGAACAGGCGCAGTTGCAGGCCCGTGAGCAGGCGTTTTCGGCCATTAAGCAGGAGTATGGTACAAAAGAAGGCTGGAAAGGACTCGAACTTCAAACCATCACGTTTTATAACGGAGGCCGTTATGCGTTGTATGGCTTCAAACGATATACCGATGTGCGGCTGGTGTTTATGCCTGAGTTACAGCTTGGCTTCTTCGGGGGCGATTACGACAATTTTACCTACCCGCGTTATGCCCTCGACTGCTCGTTTTTTCGAGTATATGACGGCGGCAAACCGTTGAAAACAACTCATTTTTTTAAGTTCAATATGAACGGTGTTCGCGATGGCGAACCCATTTTTGTGATTGGAAATCCCGGCCATACCGAGCGGCTCAAGACCGTTGCCGAACTTGAATTTGACCGGGATTTGCAGACGCCCGCTACTATTCAGATGCTCCGTAACCGTTCGGCGGCTTTACAGGCTTATAATGCTACGGCGAAGAATG is a window of Spirosoma linguale DSM 74 DNA encoding:
- a CDS encoding FAD-dependent pyridine nucleotide-disulphide oxidoreductase (PFAM: FAD-dependent pyridine nucleotide-disulphide oxidoreductase~KEGG: nmu:Nmul_A2001 FAD-dependent pyridine nucleotide-disulphide oxidoreductase); this encodes MLQFDKLSLNIPDTTKPRVVIIGGGFGGMNLAKSLRNTDVQVVLLDKQNYNGFWPLLYQVATAGLEPDAIAEPFRKMFDGFEDFHYRMVRVNKIDPATKTVTTLIGDLHYDYLVIASGTKSNFFGNKDIQKYSFPLKTVPEALNVRSQFLQCFEQASVTTDPAERESLLTFVIAGAGPTGVEMAGSLAEMRKHVLPSDYPGLDFSQMKIYIVEGVGKVLPPMSEEAGKKAQRYLEDLGVIIKLNTLVEGYDGETVTFKGGEQIRTQTLVWGAGVTGALIDGIPAESVERGRILVDPINRVQGLTNVFAIGDIALMKLEDYPKGHPGVAQPAIQQGEHLAKNIRRLLKNEPTEPFKYFDKGSLAIVGRSRAVADLPGNIHLGGFVAWMAWLFVHIWYLVGFRSKLVVFSNWVYRLFTYERGTRIIIRPFIRKDDKVGQEIMAQSE
- a CDS encoding TonB-dependent receptor plug (PFAM: TonB-dependent receptor plug; TonB-dependent receptor~KEGG: hypothetical protein), which translates into the protein MRIRVQALFFSLLFISNLHAQPTQRVTVSGYVRETGSLEALIGVNVYLPGTTTGTTTNTYGFYSLTLPAQDTLRLAYSFVGYETHERAIAFRKNQTVNVLLSPGQALTEVDVKAGRLTEKVSESAQMSTIDVPVSQIKKIPAFLGEKDVLKVLQLMPGVQKGSEGQTGIYVRGGGPDQNLIILDDAVVYNANHLFGFFSVFNGDAIKSVELIKGGFPARYGGRLSSVIDLNMKDGNREKLHGEGGIGLIASRLMLEGPLTKNKKASFLVSGRRTYLDVVAAPLVRQQSGGTLTAGYYFYDLNAKANYDFSPTNKLYLSGYFGRDRFYANDNSLNANTGLSWGNATGTLRWNHLFNQKLFSNLSLIFSDYKFQISSVEKGTQDEQTYSLYYDSGIRDVSLKYDMDYYPTPRHSVRMGIQGTYHRFTPSAVVLQNALINQSVNNVDNINVLESGLYAEDTWRPSSRWRVNGGLRLSYFQQKDAGYFRPEPRLSAAFTLKPDLSVKASYAMMNQYVHLLSNTGIGLPTDLWVPTTDRVKPQQSQQVAAGIAKDFSTGSAFVRGLTLTVEGYYKTMSNIINYKEGASFLLINDPTAANSVRWEDNVTAGRGWSYGAEFLLQKKAGRFSGWAGYTLSWTQWQFAELNSGQPYYPRYDRRHDISLVGIYELNKKITLSAVWVYGTGNALTVPVSRFETYRPSNTLVYGSTPAIIQQFFQNARTNDDYGMQKNSFRAEAYHRFDFGIQFHKKKKHHERTWEFSAYNLYNRRNPFFYRLESVAATATEPARTALFRYSVFPIVPAVSYTIKF
- a CDS encoding DAHP synthetase I/KDSA (PFAM: DAHP synthetase I/KDSA; Chorismate mutase~KEGG: sdn:Sden_0622 DAHP synthetase I/KdsA); this translates as MKVELAVEPLGSWIDTNGKPLIIAGPCSAETEDQLVETARQLKALNAVHVIRAGVWKPRTRPGSFEGMGEAALPWIQRAKAETGLPFAVEVATPEHIELALKYGVDILWVGARTTVNPFNVQEIADALRGVDVPVLVKNPVNPDLALWVGAFERLAGAGIKKLGAIHRGFATGEASKYRNIPMWQMAIELKSIFPQLPIIGDPSHMAGKRAYLNELAQMAMDLNYDGLIVESHIDPDKAWSDAAQQLTPTAFGEMLDHLQIRQVESQNLEFQSFVEQSRRNIDNVDRQIVEMLGARMALVERLAEYKRDNNVTLFQPERWKEILKTRTELGKKLNLYPELVEEIYKIIHMESIRKQTEIINSAEQNA